A genomic segment from Vibrio panuliri encodes:
- a CDS encoding TonB-dependent receptor, translated as MELLRTERSAKSQPNRYQLSTLAAAVAFACFGIHSSLAIAAEETKDGIVPTLVVYGDKTERSLQETSASVVVFDQDSMEEKGINTTQDLLRMSPNIVDTGYGNQIATVRGLDGSGPGVGAAAFISGAKPRLNVSLDGRALTYNELAYGQSSMWDIQQAEVYLGPQSYIQGRNSIAGTVVLKSNDPIFERQFSAKGGLGNNSFQQTAIVYNDVLVDDQVAFRISADRQYQESAVALVSYDPAGDSSEIESNVIRAKLLVEPSKIPELSSTITISHNDTRAPQGEYEPDDSPFAPFPSKRPVFEGKSNSYVWDLTYGATSNIELAFNTNYTDFEIERIVPTGDRFAAEIQGTEYHIEPSLRYRSDSEQLDLLVGARYFSNSQDDAINGMGNYEDETKTQSVYLQAIYNLTHSLVLTAVGRYESEKRFRQGGEGLFALELDETYNNFLPKLALAWHSDKNNTFGVSVAKGSSSGGAGVSFTTMPPEIYTFDEESVWNYELFTRHRLMDQSLQLTTNIFFNDYEDLQQLTGSTISNLDGAKSYGAEATMDWYATDDLSLFANVGLLKTKISDTTQSIYDGKEFARAPGFTGAAGLNYWLGNFELNGNVQYVGDHYSTTDNIEEGKISGYTTVNASIAYVFDYGHIKLFANNLFDSDDVILYEARGQVYTDSPLLQKARTVGLLAQIDF; from the coding sequence ATGGAATTATTGCGCACGGAGCGCTCAGCGAAAAGCCAGCCAAACCGATACCAGCTCAGTACCCTTGCCGCAGCAGTTGCCTTTGCTTGTTTTGGCATCCATTCAAGTTTGGCTATCGCCGCTGAAGAGACGAAAGATGGCATAGTGCCAACCCTAGTGGTTTACGGTGATAAAACCGAGCGTTCACTTCAAGAAACCAGTGCTAGTGTTGTTGTTTTTGACCAAGATTCGATGGAAGAGAAAGGCATTAACACGACTCAAGACCTACTAAGGATGAGCCCGAACATCGTTGATACTGGTTACGGTAACCAAATTGCGACCGTACGAGGATTAGATGGTTCTGGCCCAGGAGTTGGCGCCGCCGCGTTTATCTCTGGCGCTAAGCCGAGACTAAATGTTTCCTTGGATGGACGAGCACTCACCTATAATGAACTCGCCTATGGGCAGAGCTCAATGTGGGATATACAGCAAGCCGAAGTGTATCTTGGCCCACAAAGCTATATCCAAGGTCGAAACTCGATTGCCGGTACAGTCGTATTAAAATCTAATGACCCTATTTTTGAACGACAATTTTCAGCCAAAGGCGGGTTGGGCAACAATAGTTTCCAACAAACCGCCATCGTATATAACGATGTGCTTGTTGATGATCAGGTCGCATTTCGTATCAGTGCTGATAGGCAATATCAAGAGAGTGCTGTAGCGCTGGTGAGCTATGACCCAGCAGGGGATTCCAGTGAAATTGAGTCCAATGTCATTCGAGCTAAATTACTTGTAGAGCCAAGCAAGATCCCAGAACTTTCTTCTACCATCACCATTTCACACAATGATACGCGTGCACCACAAGGCGAGTATGAGCCAGATGACTCACCATTTGCCCCGTTTCCTTCCAAACGTCCGGTGTTTGAAGGCAAGTCGAATAGCTATGTATGGGATCTCACCTACGGTGCCACATCCAATATTGAGTTGGCATTTAATACCAACTACACCGACTTTGAAATAGAGCGTATTGTTCCAACGGGCGACCGGTTTGCGGCAGAGATTCAAGGCACGGAATACCATATTGAGCCATCGCTTCGATATCGCTCCGATTCAGAACAGCTCGATCTTCTGGTGGGTGCAAGATATTTCAGCAATAGCCAAGATGATGCGATTAATGGCATGGGAAACTATGAGGATGAAACCAAAACACAATCTGTTTACTTACAAGCCATCTATAACCTAACCCATAGCCTAGTGCTAACAGCAGTCGGCCGTTACGAAAGTGAGAAACGCTTTAGACAAGGTGGCGAAGGGCTGTTTGCGCTGGAGCTTGATGAAACCTACAACAACTTTTTACCTAAGTTAGCGTTGGCGTGGCACTCAGACAAAAACAACACCTTTGGCGTGAGTGTAGCGAAAGGCTCTAGTTCAGGTGGTGCCGGGGTAAGCTTTACCACTATGCCACCAGAAATTTACACATTTGATGAAGAGTCGGTTTGGAACTATGAGCTCTTTACACGCCACCGTTTGATGGATCAAAGCCTGCAGCTTACAACCAACATCTTCTTTAACGACTATGAAGACCTACAGCAACTTACTGGCTCAACCATTTCCAATTTAGATGGTGCCAAGTCATATGGCGCAGAGGCCACGATGGACTGGTACGCAACTGACGATCTCAGTCTATTTGCGAATGTGGGCTTATTAAAAACCAAAATTAGTGACACTACCCAGAGCATCTATGACGGCAAAGAGTTTGCTCGTGCACCAGGGTTTACTGGTGCCGCTGGACTAAACTACTGGCTAGGTAATTTCGAGCTCAATGGTAATGTTCAGTACGTGGGTGATCACTACTCAACCACAGACAATATCGAAGAAGGTAAGATCTCTGGATACACCACTGTAAACGCTTCGATTGCCTATGTGTTCGACTACGGTCATATCAAGCTATTTGCGAACAATCTATTCGACTCTGATGACGTTATCCTTTATGAAGCTCGAGGACAGGTTTATACCGACTCTCCTCTCCTGCAAAAAGCTCGCACTGTAGGGTTATTGGCGCAGATTGACTTCTAA
- a CDS encoding carboxylesterase/lipase family protein, translated as MFQTPPFSDLDDKLLELDSGLLLGSVNRDSRLSIFKGIPFAAPPVGNLRWAPPAPIAKWQGIRRAKEYGASCIQTPPEKGSFYQKEFLPTPHVYSEDCLYLNVWAPEAKVNEELPVLVWFYPGGFVWGSGSDDSIDGTALAAKGVVVVTINYRVGVLGFMTHPELTQESPNRTSGNYGLLDQIAALEWVQRNIGQFGGDKNNVTISGLSAGAISTHILSASPRAKGLFHKIIAQSGSVFAMKGHATLENNEAAGIEYANRLGASSIHQLRKLSPQALMAKPYKAWPVVDGWLLPESVSKVYEKGLQMDVPMLIGGTSEEAATLPLDVMNLSTFELWAEHSFGGYAQEYLKLHPAKTDRQAWEHFVSTKTESIHWAMRKWAYQQIMSGSKPIYLYSFNKTPPGELSAQHGAYHMGDLVYAFNNLDTVDRPWAKEDRELAELMSTAWVNFAKTGNPNGGNLPFWPAYQSKDGVIMVFDRKTEAKVDKLNKALHQLFDKEFAINHGYLRL; from the coding sequence ATGTTTCAAACTCCCCCTTTTTCTGATTTAGACGACAAACTTCTTGAACTAGATAGCGGTCTGCTTTTGGGAAGTGTTAACCGAGATAGCAGACTCTCTATTTTTAAGGGCATCCCTTTTGCGGCGCCGCCTGTAGGTAATCTGCGTTGGGCTCCTCCTGCACCGATTGCCAAGTGGCAAGGGATACGCAGAGCCAAAGAATATGGCGCATCATGCATCCAAACTCCGCCTGAAAAAGGATCTTTCTATCAAAAAGAATTTTTGCCCACACCTCATGTTTATAGTGAAGATTGCTTGTATCTCAATGTATGGGCGCCAGAGGCAAAAGTTAACGAAGAACTCCCCGTATTGGTGTGGTTTTACCCGGGAGGTTTTGTTTGGGGCTCGGGTAGCGATGATTCCATTGATGGGACGGCACTTGCAGCAAAAGGCGTGGTAGTGGTTACCATAAACTACCGAGTTGGTGTTCTAGGATTTATGACGCATCCGGAATTAACCCAAGAATCACCGAATCGCACATCAGGCAATTATGGCTTACTTGATCAAATCGCAGCCTTAGAATGGGTGCAGCGTAATATAGGCCAGTTTGGTGGCGATAAAAATAACGTGACGATTTCTGGTCTGTCAGCCGGTGCAATCAGCACGCATATTTTGTCTGCCTCGCCGAGGGCAAAAGGATTATTCCACAAAATTATTGCCCAAAGTGGCTCTGTCTTTGCGATGAAAGGACACGCAACGCTTGAAAATAACGAGGCTGCAGGTATTGAATACGCTAACCGTTTAGGCGCAAGTTCAATCCATCAACTTAGAAAGCTATCACCTCAAGCGTTGATGGCAAAACCTTATAAAGCTTGGCCTGTTGTCGATGGTTGGCTGCTACCTGAGAGCGTATCTAAGGTATATGAAAAAGGGCTGCAAATGGATGTACCTATGCTTATTGGTGGTACATCAGAAGAAGCGGCGACCTTGCCACTTGATGTGATGAACTTAAGTACCTTTGAGTTATGGGCGGAACACTCATTTGGTGGATACGCGCAAGAATATCTCAAACTCCATCCAGCCAAAACAGACCGTCAAGCATGGGAGCACTTCGTTTCAACCAAAACCGAGTCAATCCACTGGGCGATGCGAAAGTGGGCATATCAACAAATCATGTCAGGCTCTAAGCCTATCTATCTGTATTCATTTAACAAAACACCGCCCGGTGAACTTAGTGCCCAACATGGCGCCTATCATATGGGAGATTTAGTTTATGCCTTTAACAACCTAGATACCGTCGATAGACCTTGGGCTAAAGAGGATAGAGAATTAGCTGAGTTGATGTCGACTGCTTGGGTAAATTTTGCCAAAACAGGCAACCCAAACGGGGGGAATTTACCCTTTTGGCCTGCGTACCAAAGTAAAGACGGTGTCATCATGGTGTTTGACCGTAAAACCGAAGCAAAGGTAGATAAACTGAATAAGGCGTTACACCAACTGTTCGACAAAGAGTTTGCAATCAATCACGGTTATTTGAGGCTTTAA
- a CDS encoding dTMP kinase — MFIVIEGLDGSGKSTVSKHLAEKLNAKLLTTPGAVFKDIRKQLDMVFEHSPKARQLFYMATVLNVADEAQRLIDSGQHVVVDRYWLSTQVYHHWMSNRKCYKLDEVESELLPPDLTVYLDLSVYERIARINNRNHCTLEDKQTLTEHANDELRSFYIGMRYRKPVGEWLMVDASQSVEVIVDNILNSLA; from the coding sequence ATGTTTATCGTAATCGAAGGTCTCGATGGTAGTGGTAAATCGACAGTGTCAAAACACTTAGCAGAAAAGTTAAATGCGAAATTATTAACGACGCCAGGAGCGGTTTTTAAAGATATACGTAAACAACTTGATATGGTGTTCGAACATAGCCCCAAAGCGAGACAATTGTTTTACATGGCTACCGTGCTCAACGTGGCAGATGAAGCTCAACGTTTGATAGATTCTGGTCAGCACGTAGTGGTTGACCGTTACTGGTTGTCAACTCAAGTGTATCACCACTGGATGAGCAATAGAAAATGCTACAAACTTGATGAGGTTGAAAGTGAACTCCTCCCACCAGATCTTACTGTCTATCTTGATTTGTCTGTTTATGAACGCATTGCAAGAATTAACAATAGAAACCACTGTACGCTTGAAGACAAACAGACATTAACTGAGCACGCAAATGATGAACTGCGTAGTTTTTATATAGGTATGCGTTATAGGAAGCCTGTAGGTGAGTGGCTCATGGTAGATGCTTCGCAAAGCGTGGAAGTGATCGTCGATAATATATTGAATAGTCTAGCATAA
- a CDS encoding B12-binding domain-containing radical SAM protein gives MSKNKKCLLVTFDYTQKGKSATSFAAGVLLSECRQHKDYGKKFTAEHLSIDMNKNKALNLSAGEIVNIINGQHKLEEIDGLALGCYVWNTELIEPLITQLKDKGFEGNIILGGYQVHESSCEALYPSGDIYLPSYAEASLPEAFMQDKLICKLILDNKFEFASRHSPYLNGSIELDEYQPMVHWETQRGCYYACSFCAHRDVAGNKVHDFSMETIKKELDLFKEKNVQRINVLDPIFRKGRRSYEILEYAIGIGLEAELVFQVRFEDINERLLALFSKLNTHLEFGLQTAIKSESIVINRRNNIEKISSAISMLQDKRVSFEVSLIYGLPTQTLESFFESVDFLKRRGVSEVKAFPLMLLEGTKLAADKELFGIKEGHIDGSGIPHVIESDSFTKDEWKAMRALAMKLTNLEDSACLS, from the coding sequence ATGAGTAAGAATAAAAAATGCCTGCTAGTAACGTTTGATTACACTCAAAAAGGTAAAAGTGCGACTAGTTTTGCAGCAGGGGTGCTTCTATCCGAGTGCAGGCAGCACAAGGACTACGGTAAGAAGTTTACGGCTGAACACCTGTCAATTGATATGAATAAAAATAAGGCACTTAACCTGTCAGCAGGGGAGATAGTAAACATAATCAATGGGCAACATAAGCTGGAAGAGATTGATGGGTTAGCTCTGGGTTGTTACGTATGGAACACCGAGCTAATTGAGCCCTTGATAACGCAACTTAAGGATAAAGGTTTTGAGGGAAACATTATTCTTGGGGGATACCAGGTTCATGAGTCGAGCTGTGAAGCACTTTATCCTAGTGGTGATATCTACTTGCCCAGCTATGCAGAAGCCTCATTGCCAGAAGCGTTTATGCAGGATAAATTGATCTGCAAACTTATTTTAGACAACAAGTTTGAGTTTGCTTCACGTCATTCACCATATTTAAATGGTTCGATTGAGCTTGATGAATACCAGCCAATGGTGCATTGGGAAACGCAACGTGGTTGTTATTATGCGTGTTCATTTTGTGCTCACCGTGATGTGGCAGGCAATAAAGTACATGATTTCTCGATGGAAACAATTAAGAAGGAGCTGGACTTATTCAAAGAGAAAAACGTTCAGCGAATTAATGTTTTAGACCCAATCTTTCGAAAAGGACGCAGATCATACGAGATATTGGAGTACGCAATTGGGATTGGATTGGAAGCAGAACTCGTCTTTCAAGTGCGTTTTGAGGACATTAATGAGCGTTTGTTAGCGTTGTTTTCAAAGCTAAATACTCATCTCGAGTTTGGTTTACAGACTGCAATCAAGTCTGAATCTATCGTAATCAATCGACGCAACAATATTGAGAAAATATCTTCGGCTATCTCCATGCTTCAGGACAAGAGGGTGTCTTTTGAGGTCAGTCTCATTTATGGGTTACCGACGCAAACGCTAGAAAGTTTTTTCGAGAGCGTTGATTTTCTTAAACGTAGGGGAGTCTCAGAGGTTAAGGCATTTCCGTTGATGTTGTTAGAAGGCACGAAATTAGCAGCTGATAAAGAGTTATTCGGTATTAAGGAAGGTCATATCGACGGCTCGGGGATTCCACATGTTATCGAAAGCGATAGTTTTACAAAAGATGAATGGAAGGCTATGAGAGCGTTAGCCATGAAACTAACAAACCTAGAGGACTCAGCATGTTTATCGTAA
- a CDS encoding ParE family toxin-like protein, with the protein MRNIVFKYQQSSPDLTRSNYDCICLVDKKIWRDLPNSTRQKTLSVVNSIALGTPFTVLGGKNIRSNPSLIRFRIGRSFRLILSKGNKRLTFKLCRRQGYEQHFKHF; encoded by the coding sequence ATGCGAAATATTGTATTCAAATACCAACAAAGCAGTCCTGATCTGACCAGATCAAACTATGACTGTATCTGTCTTGTAGATAAAAAAATCTGGCGCGATCTGCCAAACTCGACTCGTCAAAAAACATTGAGTGTAGTGAACTCAATTGCTCTCGGTACGCCATTTACTGTGCTAGGCGGTAAAAACATTAGATCTAATCCATCCCTGATTCGATTCAGAATTGGGCGTAGCTTTCGCTTAATCCTATCTAAAGGGAACAAACGACTTACTTTCAAGCTTTGTCGACGACAAGGATATGAGCAACATTTTAAGCATTTTTAA
- a CDS encoding CHAT domain-containing protein yields MTSFSTHAMHAMEYSATQDLLLRTRVTKKWFDLTETAKQFLKTKDAKSIAKAEKLLSKALRLAHKEPLARASTCHDLGVLHFSYHTELPGGTYHNLNKAIQYFNRALDTPERKRIPEKYASSLSQLAVTYRRAANEYLWPEQDVHCLEKAKSLHVQAIDLLKSSEVPQAIKDGQLSIIYFNLASVLFDQGLNQKACESQALSVKLYLAYRNYDLPSFMNVMAPEQALGLSYARLMHFSDSQQHKDLCKTILDIAPHFGIDPLKIMSISPTGDLSDPELQVTYLVEKASDNPSEENVLALKRKQAELMNNRRSCQSDPEADYLASLVQRICSGLARIQVLQNDTKDALTFLENCSALRFCESANKHWQLPSTELAGTLWNDFLQLGASYYNLNELALMLEHIKEEELRPIIQECYESSKRPSVLEELNQNTVFYNASKFAEVVSGALDDIEPIEYIRKQARYCFEDFQKIENLIYRLEPSFLEYRGSDFVIDLSHFEKALRAIDDLTIVRIDIESGFSDALILVVESINGELIVKGHTVEMPDGLVNHLAEFIRGESGIDEHWPLDFVDWSQILPEGCKRIGLLSSFFASQIPWAATGIEGEELYTLVDEINWLPTVLYLCNHVTHFNKRNGSKCINGGETRFHNVANKHASGLMTDVQKDDFVEVVRTSEVISYYGHCAHELPNRPYLKTKHFDMNDLELVNQVAGMERVEFWACQSGSNIPLSVFSIPVNEAFGFDMRMIEWGAVSSIGSLWALPDIVTAHIKSHYDQLLNSGYSPSKALLAAQRWWVSHGAEVELNKMRELGLSPYLNTLGCNENLAGLLGPMKTKESRNEDELKRAERLFLHPSSWAGLRFCGIAEQINQAVYLDKVDLTVDEVNQLKSSLAKQKLKSGFINYV; encoded by the coding sequence ATGACTTCTTTTTCAACGCACGCTATGCATGCAATGGAATACAGCGCCACGCAAGACTTATTGCTTCGTACTCGTGTCACGAAAAAATGGTTCGACTTGACTGAAACGGCTAAGCAATTTTTAAAGACAAAAGATGCAAAATCGATCGCGAAAGCTGAAAAATTATTGTCCAAAGCATTGAGGCTTGCTCATAAGGAGCCATTAGCGAGAGCTTCAACCTGCCACGATTTAGGCGTTTTGCACTTTTCATATCACACTGAATTACCTGGTGGAACTTACCATAACTTAAACAAGGCTATTCAGTATTTTAACCGTGCGTTAGATACGCCTGAAAGGAAACGTATCCCAGAGAAGTACGCTTCTAGTCTCTCGCAATTAGCAGTAACTTATCGTAGGGCTGCAAATGAATATCTTTGGCCTGAACAAGATGTTCACTGCTTAGAAAAAGCCAAATCACTGCATGTTCAAGCAATTGATTTATTGAAGAGTAGTGAGGTTCCTCAGGCAATTAAGGATGGTCAACTATCAATTATATACTTCAATCTTGCGAGTGTGCTTTTTGATCAAGGACTTAATCAGAAGGCATGTGAATCGCAAGCGCTTTCTGTGAAATTGTACTTAGCCTATCGGAACTACGATTTACCATCGTTTATGAATGTCATGGCTCCAGAGCAAGCTCTAGGACTGAGTTACGCAAGATTGATGCATTTCTCCGATTCTCAACAACACAAAGATTTATGCAAAACCATTTTAGATATTGCACCGCACTTTGGAATCGATCCTCTAAAGATTATGTCAATTAGTCCAACAGGTGATCTTTCCGATCCCGAATTACAAGTTACATATCTTGTTGAGAAGGCAAGCGATAATCCAAGTGAAGAAAATGTATTGGCATTAAAGAGAAAGCAAGCTGAACTAATGAACAATCGTCGCTCCTGTCAAAGCGATCCCGAAGCTGACTACTTGGCATCTTTGGTACAAAGGATTTGCTCAGGCCTAGCGCGTATTCAAGTTTTACAGAACGATACTAAAGATGCATTAACATTTCTTGAGAATTGTAGTGCATTACGCTTCTGTGAAAGTGCCAATAAGCATTGGCAACTACCATCAACAGAACTTGCTGGTACTTTATGGAATGATTTTCTTCAGTTAGGTGCTTCTTATTACAATTTAAACGAACTAGCACTTATGCTAGAACATATAAAAGAAGAAGAACTACGTCCCATAATTCAAGAGTGTTATGAAAGCTCGAAGCGACCGTCAGTGTTAGAAGAACTCAATCAAAATACAGTCTTTTATAATGCGAGTAAGTTTGCTGAAGTTGTTTCTGGTGCTTTAGATGATATAGAACCAATCGAGTATATACGAAAGCAAGCGAGATATTGTTTCGAGGACTTCCAGAAAATAGAAAACCTTATTTATCGATTAGAGCCTAGCTTCTTAGAGTATCGAGGTAGTGATTTTGTCATAGATTTATCTCATTTTGAGAAGGCGTTGCGAGCGATTGATGACCTGACTATTGTGCGGATAGATATAGAGTCAGGGTTTAGTGATGCGCTTATTTTAGTTGTAGAGTCGATTAACGGTGAACTTATCGTTAAGGGACATACAGTTGAAATGCCTGATGGGTTAGTCAATCATCTCGCTGAGTTCATACGAGGGGAGTCAGGCATAGATGAACATTGGCCTCTAGATTTCGTTGATTGGAGCCAGATCTTACCTGAAGGATGTAAACGTATTGGTTTGCTGTCGTCGTTTTTTGCCTCTCAGATACCGTGGGCGGCTACTGGAATTGAGGGTGAAGAACTTTATACATTGGTTGATGAGATCAATTGGCTTCCAACAGTTCTATATCTTTGTAACCATGTGACGCACTTTAATAAGCGTAATGGTTCTAAATGTATCAATGGCGGTGAAACACGTTTTCACAATGTAGCGAACAAACACGCTTCAGGTCTCATGACTGATGTTCAAAAAGATGACTTTGTTGAAGTGGTTCGTACCAGTGAAGTCATATCCTATTATGGCCATTGTGCACATGAACTTCCTAATAGGCCTTATCTGAAAACGAAACACTTCGACATGAATGACTTAGAACTGGTTAACCAAGTCGCTGGAATGGAGCGCGTTGAGTTTTGGGCTTGTCAAAGCGGTAGTAATATTCCTTTGAGTGTCTTCTCTATCCCTGTTAATGAAGCATTTGGTTTCGATATGCGGATGATAGAGTGGGGTGCTGTTAGCTCAATCGGTTCATTGTGGGCTTTACCTGATATTGTTACAGCACATATCAAATCTCACTATGACCAACTTCTAAATAGTGGTTATTCACCTTCAAAAGCTCTACTCGCAGCTCAACGCTGGTGGGTTTCACACGGAGCTGAGGTTGAACTAAACAAAATGCGAGAGCTTGGACTATCGCCATATCTAAATACCCTAGGTTGTAATGAAAATTTGGCTGGGCTGTTGGGGCCAATGAAGACAAAAGAATCGCGGAATGAGGATGAGTTAAAACGAGCCGAGAGGTTATTCCTTCACCCTTCTTCTTGGGCTGGTTTAAGGTTTTGTGGCATTGCAGAACAGATAAATCAAGCTGTTTATTTAGATAAAGTAGATCTCACGGTTGATGAAGTAAATCAGCTAAAGAGCAGTTTAGCCAAACAAAAATTAAAATCTGGATTTATAAATTATGTTTGA
- a CDS encoding DUF3732 domain-containing protein: MKQVINIFKVFERFLNELERDPKIGFKPQIIVLEHADEPEFEQYVRYRWSSNGQKLI, from the coding sequence ATTAAACAAGTAATAAATATATTCAAGGTTTTTGAGCGGTTTTTAAATGAACTTGAAAGAGACCCAAAAATTGGATTTAAACCACAGATTATAGTTTTAGAACATGCAGATGAACCTGAGTTTGAACAATATGTTAGATACAGATGGTCTTCAAATGGTCAAAAGTTGATATGA
- a CDS encoding DUF3732 domain-containing protein, giving the protein MKFKTEDFTFAYYFKRQEILLSEMGSGANWLACHLAVFLSILKLTSSSNSVIPAMLFLDQPSQVYFPKVTRKIFLIIKKRVMG; this is encoded by the coding sequence ATGAAATTCAAAACAGAAGATTTTACATTCGCTTATTACTTTAAAAGACAAGAAATACTACTATCAGAAATGGGTAGTGGTGCAAACTGGCTAGCTTGTCATCTAGCGGTTTTCTTGTCAATATTAAAACTAACGTCAAGCTCAAACTCTGTAATACCAGCAATGTTATTTCTAGACCAACCTAGTCAGGTATATTTTCCAAAAGTAACAAGAAAGATTTTTTTAATAATAAAAAAAAGAGTTATGGGGTGA
- a CDS encoding AAA family ATPase: protein MKAFLKNIILIGHNGDLKRLGFDRGLNIITGDSKTGKSALIEIVDFCLFSKRSTIPVGKVTDFTDIFCCIFEHNSKKIIIGRSNNQPTKCYFSVEYSAGFNIEDEINSNYFKSKKLEPDKRFKRTSKST, encoded by the coding sequence ATGAAAGCTTTTTTAAAAAATATAATTCTCATTGGTCATAATGGTGATTTGAAACGTCTTGGCTTTGATCGAGGGTTAAATATAATAACAGGTGACTCTAAAACAGGTAAAAGTGCTTTAATAGAGATTGTAGATTTTTGTTTGTTTTCAAAGCGCTCTACAATCCCTGTGGGAAAAGTTACTGATTTCACAGATATATTCTGTTGTATATTTGAACACAACAGCAAAAAGATAATCATTGGACGCTCAAATAATCAACCAACAAAGTGTTATTTTTCTGTTGAATATTCGGCTGGTTTCAATATTGAGGATGAAATTAACTCTAATTATTTTAAGTCCAAAAAACTAGAACCAGACAAGAGGTTCAAAAGGACTTCGAAGAGCACTTAG
- a CDS encoding three component ABC system middle component: MNPQVIRDLKYSPSFIAEILYSFVEGSKRVDERGAKFELIYLVVPFVMDDVLRGKLSRSNASSTFQTAFLKDDEIKERLFFINDKVQYSKSVTNYGLIYLSSICETIIDSFILNGSTLEKSSITNDYKKEFLKASYNLGIIFAKEGYVNVLLKSRVTNL, translated from the coding sequence ATGAATCCTCAGGTTATTAGAGATTTGAAGTATTCTCCCTCTTTTATTGCTGAAATACTATACTCATTTGTTGAAGGATCTAAGAGAGTTGATGAGCGAGGTGCAAAGTTTGAGTTGATTTATCTTGTTGTTCCTTTTGTTATGGATGATGTTTTAAGGGGGAAGTTGAGTAGGTCTAATGCTAGTAGTACATTTCAAACTGCATTTCTAAAAGATGATGAGATTAAAGAAAGATTGTTTTTCATAAATGATAAAGTTCAATACTCAAAGTCTGTGACAAATTATGGGCTAATCTATCTGAGTTCAATTTGTGAAACTATAATTGATTCTTTTATTTTGAATGGAAGTACTTTAGAAAAATCATCAATAACAAATGACTATAAAAAAGAGTTTCTAAAGGCATCTTATAACTTAGGTATCATTTTTGCGAAAGAAGGATATGTTAATGTTCTTCTTAAATCCAGGGTCACAAATTTATGA